The following proteins are co-located in the Hippoglossus stenolepis isolate QCI-W04-F060 chromosome 23, HSTE1.2, whole genome shotgun sequence genome:
- the nop10 gene encoding H/ACA ribonucleoprotein complex subunit 3, which yields MFLQFYETESGERVYTMKKLKPDGQPTSSAHPARFSPDDKFSRNRVLLKKRFGLLLTQQPRPIL from the exons ATGTTTCTGCAGTTTTACGAGACCGAGTCCGGGGAAAGAGTTTACACCATGAAG AAGCTGAAGCCCGACGGGCAGCCCACCAGCTCGGCTCACCCGGCCCGCTTCTCCCCAGACGACAAGTTCTCCCGGAACCGGGTGCTGCTCAAGAAACGCTTCGGCCTCCTGCTCACCCAGCAGCCCAGACCTATCCTGTGA
- the lpcat4 gene encoding lysophospholipid acyltransferase LPCAT4: MEEQECYPHPFVHRVKLSTSQRIRGVILGSFLFPLRVTVAAMLFLVAWPLARLRLAGLSEEERARPVTGWRHRLFHPIILVLSRGVFFSLGFLWVKVKGRMADLKEAPVLVVAPHSGYLDMMVLCQTQLATVVSRSENSSLPVVGALLEFNQAVLVSRKDPESRKKAVTQLNERLTSNGYWPQMLVFPEGTTTNGQGLLKFKQGAFVAGVPVQPVLLRYPNKLDTVRWTYKGTTWVEALWHTTSQLYTNMTIEFLPVYIPSEEEKNDPNLYADNVQKLMARELGLPATDYVMEGGVPVNKLGGLSLPLESPARNTLSLLYKNGLEASAVEDALDRMIDRCQSAAPGSKVGAEELSSILGLTDKETAVTVCKLYSKDETVDVGQFYLSVAALSGFLSFKSLLHKAFNLFDREGRGSLSAEELSGLMGALLGVSQYNTSPLYKEASHQDELTEANLLRVLTTHPTYQRVVNEYLQPVEAGSHLPFTPLAGGKAVNNNRDVHDSKKSE; the protein is encoded by the exons atggaggagcaggagtgTTATCCACACCCGTTCGTCCACCGGGTGAAGCTGAGCACCTCGCAGAGGATCAGG GGCGTCATCCTGGGcagcttcctcttccctctACGCGTCACAGTGGCAGCCATGTTGTTCCTTGTCGCTTGGCCCCTGGCTCGGCTCCGGCTGGCCGGCCTGTCCGAGGAGGAGCGCGCCCGGCCCGTCACGGGCTGGCGCCACCGGCTCTTCCACCCGATCATCTTGGTGCTGAGCCGAGGCGTCTTCTTCTCCCTGGGCTTCCTGTGggtgaaggtcaaaggtcgcaTGGCCGATCTGAAGGAGGCGCCGGTGCTGGTGGTGGCGCCACACAGCGGCTACCTGGACATGATGGTTCTGTGTCAGACTCAGCTGGCGACGGTGGTGTCGCGGTCGGAGAACTCCAGCCTGCCGGTCGTAGGAG ctttgCTGGAGTTTAACCAGGCGGTGCTGGTGAGCAGGAAAGACCCCGAGTCGAGGAAGAAGGCGGTGACCCAGCTCAACGAGAGGCTGACCTCTAATGGCTACTGGCCTCAG ATGCTGGTATTTCCAGAGGGAACCACAACTAACGGCCAAGGTCTCCTCAAATTCAAACAAG GTGCCTTCGTCGCCGGAGTCCCGGTCCAACCTGTTCTGTTGCGTTACCCCAACAAGCTG GACACCGTTCGCTGGACATACAAAGGAACCACCTG GGTTGAGGCTCTGTGGCACACCACTTCACAGCTCTACACCAACATGACGATTGAG TTCCTTCCGGTTTACATCCCgtcggaggaggagaagaatgacCCCAACCTGTACGCAGACAATGTTCAGAAGCTCATGGCCAG GGAGCTCGGACTCCCAGCTACAGACTACGTGATGGAGGGTGGAGTTCCTGTCAACAAACTGGgaggtctctctctcccactggAGTCTCCCGCCAGGAACACGCTGTCGCTGCTGTACAAGAACGG CCTGGAAGCATCTGCAGTTGAAGACGCACTGGACcggatgattgacaggtgtcaGTCAGCGGCTCCAGGGTCAAAGGTCGGCGCAGAGGAGCTCTCCTCGATTCTCGGACTGACGGATAAAGAGACGGCCGTCACAGTCTGCAAGCTCTACTCCAAG gatgaAACTGTGGATGTGGGACAGTTTTATTTGAGTGTCGCTGCCCTCTCAGGATTCCTCAGCTTCAAATCTCTTCTTCACAAAGCTTTCAAC CTGTTCGACCGGGAGGGCAGAGGGAGTCTGAGTGCAGAGGAGCTGTCAGGCCTCATGGGGGCGCTGCTGGGTGTTTCTCAGTACAACACCTCTCCTCTGTACAAGGAGGCCTCACATCAGGACGAGCTGACGGAAG cCAATCTGCTGCGAGTGCTGACCACCCACCCGACCTATCAGAGGGTGGTGAACGAGTACCTGCAGCCGGTGGAGGCGGGCTCTCACCTGCCATTCACTCCCCTGGCGGGGGGGAAGGCTGTGAACAACAACAGAGATGTGCACGACAGCAAAAAGTCTGAATGA
- the emc4 gene encoding ER membrane protein complex subunit 4 yields MASPGGQGGGGGGGGALSTRGGSTARRMKWALELSSGNTRSRGDRQGGQGDVVYPIGYSEKPVPDTSIQETDKNLVEKRCWDVALGPLKQIPMNLFIMYMSGNTISIFPIMMVCMMAWRPIQALMSMSATFKLLESSSQQWLQGLVYLVGNLLGSALAIYKCQSMGLLPTHSSDWLAFIEPPQRMEIMGGGMVL; encoded by the exons ATGGCGTCTCCAGggggacaaggaggaggaggaggaggaggaggagctctgTCGACCAGGGGGGGCAGCACGGCCCGGAGGATGAAGTGGGCTCTGGAGCTGAGCTCGGGAAACACGAG GAGTCGTGGCGACCGGCAGGGCGGTCAGGGAGACGTCGTGTACCCCATCGGCTACTCTGAGAAACCCGTCCCTGACACCAGCATCCAGGAGACGGACAAGAACCTGGTGGAGAAG CGCTGCTGGGACGTGGCCCTTGGGCCCCTGAAGCAGATCCCCATGAACCTGTTCATCATGTACATGTCGGGCAACACCATCTCCATCTTCCCCATCATGATGGTCTGCATGATGGCCTGGAGGCCCATTCAGGCCCTCATGTCCATGTCTGCCA CCTTCAAACTGTTGGAGAGCTCCAGTCAGCAGTGGCTCCAGGGCCTCGTCTACCTGGTCGGAAACCTCCTGGGCTCCGCGTTGGCCATCTACAAGTGTCAGTCGATGGGCCTGCTCCCAACACACtcgtctgattggctggcttTCATAGAACCGCCTCAG AGGATGGAGATCATGGGCGGAGGGATGGTGCTGTGA